The sequence below is a genomic window from Carassius auratus strain Wakin chromosome 42, ASM336829v1, whole genome shotgun sequence.
AGATTTTGAATTAcctttttttggaataaaaaaactGCAGGACACAAACTTATAGctgtatattcatatattattcaaataatattttttaaatatttccaaCATAAATATACCAAATGCATTCAAAGATTTCAAATGtcaattcacaataaaaacaatgtaGCTTTAAGAACAGTAAGCCGTGAGCTTAGGCAGCAGCAGACAGTGGAATATATATATGGCTGCATTAACTTCCTGTACTAAGTTTACAGTGATTTTGTTCTTTTTAGGCACTTATTAGTTTCGTTCTGCTTATGTTAAAAGCCTCCCTTTTAATGTTAGATCAGTGGCAACGTGTGTAAATCAAGTAAGTTAGGAACTCCATCCTGAGCTAGTGTGCATACAAGTACTTTTGTCAAGCATGCTTTGTAACAGACTTGGATGTATTTGTGAACGTGCATGGAAAACCTTGCCTGTGCTTGTTTCCATACACATTCATGAATGCAGGCAGTAGTATTAAGTCATCATTTTGGTTacttccaaacctgtttgatttTCTGAGATGTTCTGAAGAATGCACTAGTAGCtcatttcagtgcatttaaaatgtgtttggaaCAACCAGCCGAGAAAAtgatgaaacaaataaataaatttacgaATAAATTACAAACCTTTCAGGTTTGGTTTTCTGAAATAATGTGTGTCAGCGCAACTGTAagagtttgtgtgcgtgtgtgtgtgtgtgtgtgtacacatgtgATGTTGATTATTGCAGAGGATCTTTCTTGTTCTGGTAGGGCAGCAGGTTCAAGTTGTACTGGCTGAGCCACTGGCGTGAGATCTGATAAAAGAACCCTGGTGCATTCCGACACTGCGATGATGGCATCAGctggcaaaaaacaaaacaaaaacaaaacaaaaaaagcgtAAGAGGTCAGTGAACCCACTTAGTTTAGGGTTAGGCATTCAGAGTAGGAAAAACATGgggctgagtaaataatgacagttttcAATATGGGGTGAATATCTCTAGGAGTGTATAAATCCTCTTTGGCATATATTCTGCTGTATATCTAAAGTAAAACCTAAATAAAAGAAAGGGCAGTcatggcttaatggttagagagtcagacttgtaacccgaaggttgtGGCTTTGAGTGTATATATATTCCTGCCGGCAGgaatatatatacacgcacacgcacacgcacacacacacacgcacgcacgcacactacacacaatacacacacacactgtatagtCAAACCTGGAATCCTACATGGACAACAGTTtgagaacacacatacacaaaccttGGTTTGAATAAGTGCTCCAGGATGATCTTCCAGATCTTCTGGGTCAAGATCTAAAAGATTAGtggtctaaaaaaataaaaaataacaatgatgtAACGATGTATGTAGCTCAGATGGTGTGTGATGTGTCAAATTTAAAATCTCAGTCTGTACTCACCTGGGAGTCAGCGCTTGCGTCAGGCTGTCTGAGCTGGAGGGATTTGAGCAGTCCTTCATGGGAGTGTAGTTTGGGTTTGGGACCTGACAGTCTGAGAATTTTGGACCCAGACTGTAGATGACACCAGAAATTTGCAGCTTcactaatgagagagagagagagagcaggagaggaACTTCTGAAAAATGATGGACACTTCATTTACACTCCATCAATTAAAATGGAATTGTGCAGTTTTTGAATAATAAACCACACAATTTAACTGTGTAACATTGTCTGAGCACATTGTAATCAGGGAAAATATTGACAATGTACACACACTGGAGATTTCAGTCTTTCACTGTCCTGTTCAGAGTCAATCATGAATAAAAGTTACTAAGATAAAGAAAAAGGGAAAATCTACTAGTCTGGTGTTTTTAGAAATACACCCCATGCATTCAGGTTGTTCcaaataaaagtttacatttaattaaaaataaataatgtaaggTAACTATATGaggttatatttcattttttttattttctgtatttactttgaaatatttaatgatttttttttcttttttataacttaatttaaatgtctatttttatttcttagtttagttatttttatattttatttaagttattgttaactgataatatatatatatatattttttttctttgagtctACAGGTGTATGAACACTACTGCtactaaataacatttaataatcaaAACGACTTCACCTGTTTTTTTGTTCTAAAACATAATTGTGATAATAAATCAGGGCAAGTTAGAAAAGTAAGTCattgtatgtatgcatataattcataattgattttaaaaaaaattataataaaaaaattataataatagattGAACAAAGAAAGTCATTACCAAGATGGCTGATTAATGAACTAGCTACTCCAGTAAAAACTAGTTGACTGTATCCAATGCATCATACCACCAAACCGGGTTCATTATTCATAATGAACAATAGAAAAGCCATAGAGTATACCTTGATATCGCTGAAGACTGAGAGGGCTTGTCTAATGTGCTCTGCTGTAGCAGAGACAATGTAGGGATTTCCATCATGACAGGATCTTTCTCGGCATCCTCAACTTGAAAGCagtcattaaaaataaaccatggaTTCCCTTTATCACCATTTTCTGTCTGTGAAACAACAGCAttaaatactacaataacacTTCAACACAGACACAACAGTTTGAAAGTAGGTCAAAACATACGTTTTCAGGAAACTCAGAAGTTCCTGCTCCTGCCCCAGACAGGGTTGATGATTCCTCTTCTCTGGTTCTGTCCTGGAATGCACCCCAGTCTGAAAACCCATTGTCATCTTGCTGGGGTTCAGTCCAGTCAGCAGAACTGAATGTGGACCAATCGTCAAACCCTTCACAACTTGGAAAACCATCTTCACCATAACGGTCGAGCATACACTCCCCCATTACACACAGTGACGTCGTCCAATTACACCCGAGAGTCTACTACTGTCCTGTCTACTGTACATCTATTCGTTTTATAAAGCTATAGCCCGATCAGCAGGGTTACCGTGTCTTTATCCCTATTGACCTAAATGATGTTGTTGTCTTTGTAGCTACACTTTTTGCAGTTAACAGTTTGTTCTCTGGTGTCCCACAGGAGGCAGGGAGTTTCCATTGTGTTTCAGAGGCAGGTTACATGACACACATACATACTTCCTTCCAAAGACATTTCCTCTGTTGCTTTACTTCGATTACCAGGAAGAGGACCAGGGAATCTGAAGAGAGGGAGAAACATGTCCCTGgtgtaaaatattacattttacataaacattaaattttattaaGACTTTAAGCCCTATAGGAAAATGACAAATGAGATATTTGTAGTTACAGACAGGAAGAAATGAGGGGggaaaagtatgaaaataataACGTAAAAATTGCATTAAGTAAACGTAAACAAGACTATTTAGATATGCAGTTTGTAGTTTGAATTTATATTCTGTCATCTAAACACCATGATATTCACAACAATCTTTTATAGCAGTAATTATATTCAGTACAAATGTATAAGATCATGCATTACAAAAAGTTGTCTCTTGACACAAATACATGACAAACATATAGGCCTTTTTAAACGAACAGGTAAAGCAGATCTAAAGAAATGTACGTTGCTTTGCCTTTTCAACGATGTAACGTTAGAGGTCATAATAAACCTTTTTACTTACATACATACTCTGAACCACAATAAACATCGTGTTTAAATAGACTTGTAAGCCAATAAAAGTACAATATCCCACTTACCCTCATAAGCAAACCTCGACAGGTGTGATGAAACGCTGATAACATAAACCAGTTTATCCACGTATTGCTTCCGCAATTTTCTGTCGGAAATCTGACGTGTCACAAATAGGAGGAGCTAGCGGTGACACCTGTGCGTTTGACAACACGCCCAGCACGTGTCTACAAGTTTACCGTCGTGGTGCGACACTCTCGCGAGAATCATCGGGATTTGAGTCGCGCAGTAACAGAatgaacattcattcattttatatccCAACTTTGCTTACTGAAGTACGACTGCATAAAGACAGTATTCATATTTGATACTCTTAATATAGGAAAGCTATACGACTTTACAAGTTTGTACTcttcaaaaaataatatttgtttgtaCCCTATTGTACCCTTTTTTTCggatatttacattatattattaccTCCTAGCAATTTTTACTTgcctttctcttcttttcttgttcacttgtttcattattaaatgaataattatatgaACAATATGTACTTTTGAGCTAATGTGCACGCATAATGTGAAtgtttattcagtaaaaaaaaaaaaaaaaaaaaatctatctacagtatctagtaaaatccctttgtgtatgttttttttcagaaaacatcttAATCTCCGATCCCCATGAACACAATCCAAATACAAAAAGATACAAAAGACATGACAAGTACAAAAAATGATAGAAGTTAAGAATCCATTTATTacagataatatttatttagttaattgttTAGACATTTATTCAGGACAAAGATGTGTAAAGATTAAGTATGGCTGCATAGAACATCTAATTTCAGCTAAAGTAAAACTGTGCCTGTCAGCTAGTAAACCTGTGACCAGAAAAATAGAGGGGATTCCtctaaaatacactaaaaagCAGTATTTTGAGTAGTTAGAAGAGATGACAGATGTCTTCATTATTCTGTTATTCTGCAAGTGCATTTGACAAGAAGGGCAGTCTTTATTTTAGGAAGTCTCAGTAGCTGCGACCAAACAGCGTGTAGAACTGCACAGGCTCTTTGCCGCTGACGCACATCTGACCGCCCTGCAGTTTCTTCAAGGTCTCGAAGGGGATACACAGACTCTTGGCTCCCATTGAAGGTGCACCAGGCTCCAGGTCTTGATCCCTGAGGACACAGAAAACAACAGTGTTAATGGAAATCATATCTACGGTGATTTTAATCTTCACAGAATTTAATATTATTGTCTCCATTTTCATATACTTTTTTCTGTTCAGATATTGTGAGATCAAtgagtttttatttcattaacagccatactttttttttttttttttactttttacactaagtgatataaaataaattatattaaaaataataaattagaaaaaaaatgatatagtGCCAActtagaaagaaaatatttttcaaattagtTTAGCCTTTTAGTAGTGACAATATAAGagcctaaaaataaaatacaacatttaatcatttaaaataaaacatatttataaaatatttgctttcactgatttatataaatatttctaatggttcaaacaaaattacataaatcgataatttaatatataataaataaagtaaaaaatgtcacTACAATATCATGCTTAACATTTCTTCCCCTCACACAGTATAATTGGctcaatatacataaaaatacaaaggaAGAAGGCCCCATAGCAGGGATATTCTTATTTTTGGGCCCTatggcatttatatatattttattatatttcaatgcCAAGGTAATGGAATACTGGTTATCTAGGAATATCAACCCAAAAGCATGAAGAACTGGAATAGTCCCTTACTTGGCTGTTGTCTTTTTAATCCAGTCCTCACACTCAATGCCTCCACAGAAGGGAATCTGCACAGTCTGTAAGAATTTATATGAATTAGGCAAATTTCTGGTTTTGATGGAAATAAAGTTACCAAAGAACTCTGGATCCACATCATTTACTTACTCTTCCCTGGTCCAGATCTTTCCATCGTATTAGCCACAACCATGTGTTTGTGCAAATCATCAGAGGCCCTGtgacaagttaaaaaaaatcaaaataaatcacaattcaTGCCGCATCTGATGGAAATGGCAGAGCTCTAATGTGGTGATGCCAGGTGAGGAACTAGAAAGCAGGTGTTTGTACCGGTTAAACAGGTTGTTCTGGATCTCTTCCAGAAGGTTTAGGATTTTCTTTTCAGCATCAACTTCTGGCACAGTGAGCTTTTCTCCAGTGTCTCTTCTTACTGCTACAAACTGACTATGTTTTAAGTCCTTTGGCCCAACCTTAACCTTAAGGACACACACACCCTGCAttcagaaaacagaaagaaagaaagaaaaatgaaatcagACAAAGCCCTTATGCATTAGTGTGTGATAATGCTGTGAGTGAGAACCTCCATACCTTCAGCTCCCAatgactgaacttccagccaggTGAGTAGTTATCACGCAGGTCTGTCTTCACTCTGATGTCGGCCTTCTGTAGTCTAGAAAGATATTTGGAGTGGCTGTGATGCCACAAGGAATGATGATGACCTGCGAATCACAGTGTACGTTTGGATACATTGCTATGATCCACTATAACCAAATAGGAAGAACTAATGAATCTCCAGCGTACCTGTAAACATGCTACTCTGGATGGCAGCACCAGGCCCATGTTGTTTCCATGAACCATCGTCAGGACTCAGATGCCCCATGAGTTCTGGTAGGCCAGCTGCTTCTCACCTGGTTTCGTGGGGTCCTCAAAGACGATCTCAAACATCCTGGAGAAGTTCTGGTCCAGGTGATGAGATGTGGCACCCTGTGAGAGTGATTGGAGTGTTTCAGATCTTACTGCTCT
It includes:
- the LOC113060461 gene encoding uncharacterized protein LOC113060461, producing the protein MGECMLDRYGEDGFPSCEGFDDWSTFSSADWTEPQQDDNGFSDWGAFQDRTREEESSTLSGAGAGTSEFPENTENGDKGNPWFIFNDCFQVEDAEKDPVMMEIPTLSLLQQSTLDKPSQSSAISSEAANFWCHLQSGSKILRLSGPKPKLHSHEGLLKSLQLRQPDASADSQTTNLLDLDPEDLEDHPGALIQTKLMPSSQCRNAPGFFYQISRQWLSQYNLNLLPYQNKKDPLQ